A single genomic interval of Staphylococcus hyicus harbors:
- a CDS encoding DUF2316 family protein, with protein MLLTELQLQTTRHELHAHFEDATLSLEALATQLETSPKEARDILNMNMSHMNETLFYKRLQSLIELLNNNITQNGGTPKPYTYIHQIKMT; from the coding sequence ATGTTACTGACTGAATTACAGCTTCAAACGACACGACATGAGTTGCATGCGCATTTTGAAGACGCCACTTTGAGTTTAGAAGCGCTAGCTACTCAATTAGAGACAAGCCCTAAAGAAGCACGCGATATTTTGAATATGAACATGAGCCATATGAATGAAACTTTATTTTATAAACGTTTACAATCACTCATTGAATTGTTAAACAACAATATTACACAAAATGGTGGTACCCCAAAACCGTATACGTATATACATCAAATAAAAATGACTTAA
- a CDS encoding sensor histidine kinase, which yields MSLYFFITTLLTLVGFILFTYLATKPSHINKLDNIELELYPPYSPKRVEVPMPILELAEQNKADVFVTKLNGDVVYPHNVKGNIKSRLIKNAYQSHSIRYKYGAEHYYFVYIYRKGENPVIKNGKDIDVHMLLESIRSNGLNPYEFNISNGNLTFYENSGIDRTDTTVIKQYTNTIYLSWIAIILANIISILIISWMISRRISQPLFFYSKWIKNLSVGRLHQPDARIKNREHTRKTYQELDDAIFTLNKQLVKDRFYHDQIQYYKTKWISQISHDLKSPLTSIYGFSKLVRGATEMDQQHLKLISEKADYIREVIDNLSAQFKYETEQMEYHRESFEIQSTVERVKSTIGFDKIKIDFDFPPETTFYGNKLYFERMLFNLINNSLDHNAINPDITISFKLDAKDLFIDYKDNGKGLPSYKLDDLIKKSYTSKKDKGEHGLGLSIIRDAVEFHQGELTLVPSDKGAHFKIYLPTLTQDHENK from the coding sequence ATGTCGTTATACTTTTTTATAACAACGTTACTGACACTTGTTGGGTTTATATTATTCACATATTTAGCAACAAAGCCGTCACATATTAATAAATTAGACAATATTGAATTGGAGCTTTATCCGCCCTATTCACCTAAACGTGTTGAAGTACCCATGCCTATTTTAGAACTCGCTGAACAAAATAAAGCGGATGTCTTTGTGACAAAACTAAACGGGGACGTTGTGTATCCGCATAATGTCAAAGGAAACATCAAATCACGTTTAATAAAAAACGCATACCAATCACATTCAATTCGGTATAAATATGGTGCAGAACATTATTACTTTGTTTATATTTACCGTAAAGGTGAAAACCCAGTAATAAAAAATGGCAAAGATATTGATGTCCATATGTTACTTGAAAGTATTCGATCTAATGGATTAAATCCATATGAATTCAATATTTCGAATGGAAATTTAACATTTTATGAAAACAGCGGTATTGATCGCACAGATACAACTGTGATTAAGCAATATACAAATACGATATATTTAAGTTGGATTGCAATTATTCTTGCTAACATTATATCGATTTTAATCATTTCGTGGATGATTTCACGTCGAATTTCACAGCCACTCTTCTTCTATTCAAAATGGATTAAAAATTTAAGTGTCGGCCGCTTACATCAACCTGATGCGCGAATTAAAAATCGTGAACATACACGAAAAACTTACCAAGAACTTGACGATGCGATATTTACGTTAAATAAGCAGCTGGTAAAAGATCGCTTTTATCACGATCAAATTCAATATTACAAAACGAAATGGATTTCTCAAATTTCACACGATTTAAAATCACCACTTACATCGATTTACGGCTTTTCTAAGCTTGTTCGTGGTGCAACGGAAATGGATCAGCAACATTTAAAATTGATATCTGAAAAAGCAGACTATATTAGGGAAGTCATTGATAATTTAAGTGCACAATTTAAATACGAAACCGAACAAATGGAATATCATCGCGAAAGTTTTGAAATACAAAGTACAGTTGAACGTGTAAAATCTACAATCGGTTTTGACAAAATTAAAATAGATTTTGATTTCCCACCTGAAACTACGTTTTACGGAAATAAACTCTACTTTGAACGCATGTTATTCAATTTAATTAACAATAGTCTTGATCATAATGCTATCAATCCTGACATCACCATTTCATTTAAATTAGATGCCAAAGATTTATTTATAGACTATAAAGATAATGGTAAAGGGTTACCAAGTTACAAACTTGATGACTTAATTAAAAAATCATATACCTCTAAAAAAGATAAAGGTGAACATGGACTTGGTCTATCAATCATTCGTGATGCCGTAGAATTCCATCAAGGCGAGTTGACACTCGTACCTTCAGATAAAGGGGCACATTTCAAAATTTATCTACCAACATTAACACAAGATCATGAAAATAAATGA
- a CDS encoding alkaline phosphatase — protein sequence MKYRKQISKVTLVSTLVASYLLATTPMVSANENNTTHKQQSKKEKASVYGNTKNPKNIIFMVGDGLGPSYNSAYRHFADNPNTKEVERTTFDDYLVGAHQTHPDDPKENITDSAAGGTAFSTGVKTYNGAIGVDTQKNDLETVLERAKTKGKSTGLVSTAEITDATPAAFAANVDNRDKKNEIAQQFYDQRINGHHKVDVLLGGGSKYFGKDNGNLDQKFKKDGYDVVTDKQQLATSKKDKVLGLFAEKNMPLQIDAPEKNPLLVDMQKAALNKLSKNDKGFFLMVEGASIDKQGHANDVTGVMSEMQSYEKAFKHAIQYANEHPDTLVVSTADHSTGGLSMGKDGEYNWKPEPIRQMKHSGRWMVEQIEAGKSVEEAINTGYGFEVSKEDMKKMKKESKKLSKINKDKDKEKYETQLQALHEALQKPIDDKSLTGWTTTGHTGEDVDIYAHGPGAEHFRGNIDNTDNAKKMFEMIGN from the coding sequence ATGAAATATAGAAAACAGATATCAAAAGTGACATTAGTGAGTACCCTTGTGGCATCATATTTATTAGCGACAACACCAATGGTGAGTGCAAATGAAAATAATACAACCCATAAACAACAATCAAAAAAAGAAAAAGCATCTGTATATGGCAATACTAAAAATCCTAAAAATATCATCTTTATGGTTGGTGATGGTCTAGGGCCAAGTTATAATTCAGCGTATCGTCATTTTGCAGACAATCCTAATACGAAAGAAGTGGAAAGAACAACATTTGATGATTATCTAGTAGGTGCCCATCAAACACACCCTGATGATCCAAAAGAAAATATAACTGATTCTGCTGCAGGTGGTACAGCATTTAGTACAGGAGTCAAAACGTATAATGGCGCCATAGGTGTAGATACACAAAAAAATGATTTAGAAACAGTCCTCGAACGTGCTAAAACGAAAGGGAAATCTACAGGTCTTGTATCAACAGCAGAAATTACTGATGCGACGCCAGCAGCATTTGCTGCGAATGTAGATAATCGTGATAAAAAGAATGAAATCGCTCAGCAATTTTATGATCAACGGATCAATGGTCACCATAAAGTTGACGTATTGTTAGGTGGCGGATCTAAATATTTTGGGAAAGACAACGGTAATTTAGATCAAAAATTTAAAAAAGATGGATATGATGTTGTCACAGATAAACAGCAATTAGCGACTTCTAAAAAAGACAAGGTTCTTGGTTTATTTGCAGAAAAGAATATGCCGTTACAAATTGATGCGCCAGAGAAAAATCCATTACTTGTCGATATGCAAAAAGCGGCATTAAATAAACTGTCTAAAAATGACAAAGGTTTCTTCCTTATGGTAGAAGGGGCATCTATTGACAAACAGGGTCATGCAAACGACGTGACAGGTGTGATGTCAGAAATGCAGAGCTATGAAAAAGCATTTAAACATGCCATTCAATATGCGAATGAACATCCAGACACATTAGTGGTATCAACAGCAGATCATTCTACGGGTGGCTTATCAATGGGAAAAGATGGAGAATATAACTGGAAGCCAGAACCCATTCGTCAAATGAAACATTCAGGACGTTGGATGGTAGAACAAATTGAAGCAGGTAAAAGTGTAGAAGAAGCCATTAATACAGGATATGGCTTTGAAGTGAGCAAAGAAGACATGAAGAAAATGAAAAAAGAATCTAAAAAGTTAAGTAAAATCAATAAAGACAAAGATAAAGAAAAATATGAAACACAACTCCAAGCACTTCATGAAGCGCTCCAAAAACCAATTGACGACAAATCATTAACAGGTTGGACGACCACAGGCCATACAGGTGAAGATGTTGATATTTATGCGCACGGACCAGGCGCTGAACATTTCCGAGGAAATATCGATAATACAGATAACGCCAAGAAAATGTTCGAAATGATTGGAAATTAA
- a CDS encoding antibiotic biosynthesis monooxygenase family protein has product MHILDINKNYRIRFEDAVYIDKNNETIAYETLHKVGNSKDKCYVVLNYIKILSGKSDEFETECLSKDSGMEDLEGFHSYYFLKPIGKVDHYLVVTVWKDAHFFDNWIQSKKYLKAFNEIVECDIVNRQLTYRISFYDQHFKRS; this is encoded by the coding sequence ATGCATATACTAGATATTAACAAAAATTATCGTATTCGATTTGAAGATGCAGTGTACATCGATAAAAACAACGAAACGATAGCTTATGAAACATTGCATAAAGTAGGGAATTCTAAAGATAAATGCTATGTGGTTTTAAACTATATTAAAATTTTATCTGGTAAGTCTGATGAATTTGAAACAGAATGTTTAAGTAAAGATTCTGGCATGGAGGATTTGGAAGGCTTTCATTCATATTATTTTCTAAAACCAATTGGCAAGGTTGACCATTATTTAGTGGTAACTGTGTGGAAAGATGCCCATTTTTTCGATAATTGGATTCAATCCAAAAAATATCTTAAAGCTTTTAATGAAATCGTTGAATGTGATATCGTTAACCGACAACTTACTTATCGCATTTCATTTTATGATCAACATTTTAAACGGTCTTAG
- a CDS encoding HoxN/HupN/NixA family nickel/cobalt transporter, whose protein sequence is MKINRKIENAGPYLGVVLLLHILGFSSLIFSGWQHPVLIGMGFIAYTLGLRHAFDADHIAAIDNTVRKLLEQKESPTGVGFYFSLGHSSVVFLMAILLGVAVNWAKAHLPTFQDTGGLIGTLVSGVFLIIIGVMNLIILIQLIQLFKKVRREHITSFQLNALLDSRGLIIHLVKPFFKFISKSWHVYPLGFLFGLGFDTASEVSFLALSAGAAQQTLPLIGIIALPVLFAAGMSLLDTLDGIVMTEAYHWAFETPMRKIYYNITITSISVIAALFIGLLEIIQLIGEQRHWSTGFGGWITQLDIGWLGYALVIVFILAWLLSVTIWKVFKMEKWPIN, encoded by the coding sequence ATGAAAATTAATCGAAAAATTGAAAATGCAGGCCCTTATTTAGGTGTTGTTTTGTTATTACATATCCTTGGTTTTAGTAGTTTAATTTTTAGTGGATGGCAACATCCAGTATTAATAGGCATGGGATTTATTGCCTATACTTTAGGTTTAAGACATGCGTTTGATGCTGACCACATTGCAGCGATAGATAATACGGTTCGGAAATTATTAGAGCAAAAAGAAAGTCCCACTGGTGTTGGATTTTACTTTTCACTAGGACATTCTTCGGTTGTATTTTTAATGGCAATCTTACTAGGTGTTGCTGTCAATTGGGCAAAAGCACATTTACCAACATTTCAAGACACTGGTGGTTTGATTGGGACGCTAGTGTCAGGGGTCTTTTTAATTATTATAGGTGTGATGAACTTAATCATATTAATTCAGCTCATTCAATTGTTTAAAAAAGTACGTCGTGAACATATTACGTCGTTTCAATTAAATGCGTTGTTAGATTCTAGAGGACTAATCATTCACCTCGTCAAACCTTTTTTTAAATTTATATCCAAAAGTTGGCACGTATATCCATTAGGGTTTTTATTTGGTTTAGGGTTTGACACAGCAAGTGAAGTATCCTTTTTAGCGTTGTCAGCAGGTGCAGCACAACAGACATTGCCATTAATCGGTATTATTGCTTTACCGGTTTTATTTGCAGCAGGAATGAGTTTATTAGATACGTTAGACGGAATCGTAATGACTGAAGCGTATCATTGGGCTTTCGAAACGCCAATGCGAAAAATTTATTACAATATTACGATTACTTCCATATCGGTAATTGCGGCTTTATTTATTGGCCTATTAGAAATCATACAGCTTATAGGAGAGCAACGCCATTGGTCTACAGGCTTTGGCGGTTGGATAACACAGCTGGATATCGGATGGTTAGGTTATGCCTTAGTCATTGTGTTTATTTTGGCATGGCTCCTTTCTGTGACAATTTGGAAAGTATTTAAAATGGAAAAATGGCCAATTAATTAA
- a CDS encoding alkaline phosphatase, with protein MKMFSKLTKISLASSLIASAVLGTSQITYAKAKDNHRKSQEQVAMYGNTKNPKNVIFMVGDGMGPSYNTAYRYFKDNPNTKALEKTAFDQYLVGTQRTNPDDPKENITDSAAAATAFSSGHKTYNGAIGVTPDKKSVETVLERAKSQGKSTGLVSTAEITDATPAAYAAHIDSRDKKNDIAKQFYNDRINGQHKVDVLLGGGAKYFGKENGDIDKKFKKDGYDVVKNKQQLAQSKKDQVLGLFADKNMPLQIDAPKQNPLLSEMQETALNKLSKNKKGFFLMVEGASIDKQGHANDITGVMSEMSGFETAFENAMKYAKQHKDTLVVATADHSTGGLTIGKGKDYKWDAKAVQSMKHSGKWMAEEIASGKDVAKTIQTGYGFEVPKAQMNAIQKEAYTIKGLDEKKDKVKYEAQLQKLQDAVQKPINDQSHTGWTTYGHTGEDVNTYAYGPGSELWHGNIDNTENAAHIFDFFGNNVKN; from the coding sequence ATGAAAATGTTTAGTAAATTAACAAAAATATCGCTTGCAAGTTCATTAATTGCATCAGCAGTACTAGGCACCTCACAAATAACATATGCCAAGGCAAAAGATAATCATCGTAAAAGTCAAGAACAGGTGGCGATGTATGGGAATACGAAAAATCCTAAAAATGTTATTTTTATGGTTGGAGATGGCATGGGACCATCATACAATACGGCGTATCGCTATTTTAAAGATAACCCTAATACAAAAGCGCTGGAAAAAACAGCATTCGATCAATATTTAGTTGGCACACAACGTACGAATCCAGATGACCCAAAAGAAAATATTACAGATTCAGCGGCTGCAGCAACGGCGTTTAGTTCGGGTCATAAAACATATAATGGTGCGATTGGTGTCACACCGGATAAAAAATCAGTAGAAACTGTACTTGAACGTGCAAAATCTCAAGGAAAATCAACCGGCTTAGTTTCGACAGCAGAAATCACGGATGCAACACCAGCGGCATATGCTGCACACATTGACAGTCGAGATAAAAAGAATGATATTGCCAAACAATTTTACAACGATCGTATCAATGGTCAACATAAAGTAGATGTATTACTTGGTGGCGGTGCTAAGTATTTTGGTAAGGAAAATGGGGATATAGATAAAAAGTTTAAAAAAGATGGCTATGATGTTGTTAAAAACAAACAACAATTAGCTCAATCAAAAAAAGACCAAGTTCTTGGACTTTTTGCTGATAAAAACATGCCTTTACAAATCGATGCACCTAAACAAAACCCATTACTTTCAGAAATGCAAGAAACAGCATTAAACAAATTATCTAAAAACAAAAAAGGTTTTTTCTTAATGGTAGAGGGCGCTTCGATTGATAAACAAGGTCATGCGAATGACATTACAGGTGTGATGTCTGAAATGTCAGGCTTTGAAACAGCTTTTGAAAATGCAATGAAATATGCAAAGCAACACAAAGATACGCTAGTGGTCGCAACAGCTGACCATTCGACAGGTGGATTAACGATTGGCAAAGGCAAAGATTACAAATGGGACGCTAAAGCTGTTCAAAGTATGAAACACTCTGGTAAATGGATGGCAGAAGAAATCGCAAGTGGTAAAGATGTCGCAAAAACAATCCAAACCGGCTATGGTTTTGAAGTGCCAAAAGCACAAATGAATGCGATTCAAAAAGAGGCATATACTATAAAAGGGTTAGATGAGAAAAAAGATAAAGTCAAATATGAAGCGCAACTTCAAAAACTTCAAGATGCGGTTCAAAAGCCAATCAATGATCAATCACATACAGGCTGGACAACTTATGGACATACTGGCGAAGATGTAAACACATATGCATATGGTCCAGGGTCAGAGCTATGGCATGGCAACATCGATAATACTGAAAATGCAGCACATATCTTTGATTTCTTTGGCAACAATGTTAAGAACTAA
- a CDS encoding type I toxin-antitoxin system Fst family toxin yields MLDILVHITTTIISGCIVALFAHWLRMRGNKHK; encoded by the coding sequence ATGTTAGATATCCTTGTTCACATCACGACCACGATCATCAGTGGTTGTATTGTTGCGCTATTTGCGCATTGGCTACGCATGCGTGGCAATAAGCATAAATAG
- a CDS encoding GNAT family N-acetyltransferase, protein MVFVRLIERRDFKDLNVIQKLYKDLGYEMSITDIKEQLTKIYQHQDYYMLLLIKDEKIIGFSGMCKMMFYEKRGYYMRILAFVVDHNYRQLGYGTYLINKSESLAKSLDCNVIALNSGIKLERNNAYHFYHRNNYIKKSYGYFKTLK, encoded by the coding sequence ATGGTTTTTGTTCGATTAATTGAAAGAAGGGATTTTAAAGATTTAAATGTCATTCAAAAGTTATATAAAGATTTAGGCTATGAAATGTCAATTACGGATATAAAAGAGCAATTAACAAAAATTTATCAACATCAAGATTATTATATGTTGCTATTAATAAAGGATGAAAAAATAATTGGATTTAGTGGCATGTGTAAAATGATGTTTTATGAAAAAAGAGGTTATTACATGCGCATATTGGCATTTGTAGTAGACCATAATTATAGACAATTAGGTTACGGAACGTATTTGATTAATAAATCTGAAAGTCTGGCTAAGAGTTTAGATTGTAATGTAATTGCACTGAATAGTGGCATTAAATTAGAGAGAAATAATGCGTATCACTTCTATCACCGAAATAATTATATTAAAAAATCTTATGGTTATTTTAAAACGTTAAAATAA
- a CDS encoding response regulator transcription factor has product MSNKILIIEDDLDIQALIHLSLTSQHIGEADCASTFNEALKYLQSHTYDVILLDLNLHSESGYELLNEVDQTQTKVLIVTAKDTSYDVYRGFEEGAVDYIKKPFDPMELAYRVKIHLKPKRDYIYQFKHLKVNFRTAEVWIQDEPANLTAREYDLLEYFISNPNRILSKEQLYAQVWGYETGVDDNTLMVHIRTLRKKVELTPNTPELIQTARGKGYIYRGQLNE; this is encoded by the coding sequence ATGAGCAACAAAATTTTAATAATTGAAGACGACCTAGATATACAAGCATTGATCCATTTGTCACTCACCTCTCAACACATTGGTGAGGCTGATTGTGCGAGTACGTTTAATGAAGCGCTTAAATATTTGCAATCACATACTTACGATGTGATTTTATTAGATTTAAACTTACATTCTGAAAGTGGTTATGAATTATTAAACGAAGTCGATCAAACACAAACAAAAGTGTTAATCGTAACAGCTAAAGATACAAGCTATGATGTATATCGTGGTTTTGAAGAAGGTGCTGTCGATTATATCAAAAAACCATTCGATCCAATGGAACTTGCTTACCGTGTTAAAATCCATTTAAAACCAAAACGCGATTACATCTATCAATTCAAACATCTCAAAGTGAACTTCCGTACAGCTGAAGTTTGGATTCAAGATGAGCCCGCGAATTTAACAGCACGTGAATATGATTTATTAGAATACTTCATCAGTAATCCAAATCGCATTTTAAGTAAAGAACAATTATATGCACAAGTATGGGGTTATGAAACAGGTGTCGATGACAACACATTAATGGTACATATTCGTACATTACGTAAAAAAGTGGAATTAACACCTAATACACCTGAACTCATTCAAACTGCACGTGGTAAGGGCTATATTTACCGAGGTCAATTGAATGAATAA
- a CDS encoding DedA family protein — MEQWITDVMSHYGYFGIFLLIFIEYILHPFPSEIVLTFAGYMTTRTDMNFWVVCFIAIVAATAGSVVLYYIGLLIGEDRLYRWIDKYGKYVRIKRKDLDKTSAWFEKYGHWAILFARLVPILRTLISIPAGLTRMNLLHFMLFTAIGTAIWNIFLITLGMTLGDHIHQIIQYVGIYSKIFIVILALAVLYLVYRWWRRGKKVKSN; from the coding sequence ATGGAGCAATGGATTACTGATGTCATGAGCCATTATGGCTACTTTGGAATTTTTCTATTAATATTTATTGAATATATTTTGCACCCTTTCCCATCTGAGATTGTACTTACATTTGCCGGCTATATGACAACACGTACAGATATGAACTTCTGGGTAGTATGTTTCATTGCGATTGTTGCTGCTACAGCGGGTTCAGTGGTGTTATATTACATTGGTTTATTAATTGGTGAGGACCGTTTGTATCGTTGGATTGATAAATATGGTAAATATGTGCGTATTAAACGCAAGGATTTAGATAAAACATCTGCGTGGTTTGAAAAATACGGCCACTGGGCGATTTTATTCGCTCGTTTAGTTCCGATATTAAGAACGCTTATTTCTATTCCCGCAGGTTTAACGCGCATGAATCTACTTCATTTTATGTTATTTACCGCAATAGGTACGGCAATTTGGAATATATTCTTAATCACGTTAGGGATGACTTTAGGTGATCATATTCATCAAATTATTCAATATGTGGGTATATATTCTAAAATATTTATCGTCATATTAGCGTTAGCTGTTTTATATCTTGTCTATAGATGGTGGCGACGTGGTAAAAAAGTAAAATCTAATTAA
- a CDS encoding zinc ribbon domain-containing protein gives MHKCKHCGAPIERYSRICPHCGHSRFEPPTPPQKPIKPLFMFLAFLITILIIVTIAGMGFLAMRFMDADINLDFTSQKATQNTEKSLPSTKLQHINVLSQEFSANYMNVSRIEGYQGFNHNQTKDQIESQFGKADQTFKLDGMTLHQYGDIAVSYDNQRVNHVLITPHNISNQAFIAVHHRPDVDHGSYWYYDKNKQNGYTIKVYVKDGHIQAIENIPQI, from the coding sequence ATGCATAAGTGTAAGCATTGTGGTGCCCCCATCGAACGCTATTCTCGTATATGCCCACATTGTGGTCATTCTCGTTTCGAACCGCCCACACCTCCCCAAAAACCTATAAAACCATTATTTATGTTTCTTGCTTTTTTAATTACTATACTCATTATTGTGACAATTGCCGGTATGGGTTTTCTTGCGATGCGTTTTATGGACGCAGACATCAATTTAGATTTTACATCTCAAAAAGCGACTCAAAATACTGAAAAATCATTACCTTCAACTAAATTACAACATATAAATGTGTTATCTCAGGAATTTAGCGCAAATTATATGAATGTCAGTCGTATAGAAGGGTATCAAGGGTTTAATCATAATCAAACAAAAGATCAAATAGAAAGTCAATTTGGGAAAGCCGACCAAACCTTCAAGCTAGACGGAATGACCCTGCACCAATATGGTGATATCGCAGTGTCATATGACAATCAACGTGTGAATCATGTTTTAATTACACCCCATAACATATCAAATCAAGCTTTCATCGCCGTGCACCATCGCCCAGACGTGGATCATGGATCCTATTGGTATTACGATAAAAATAAACAAAATGGCTATACCATTAAAGTGTATGTAAAAGATGGGCATATCCAAGCGATTGAAAACATTCCACAAATATAA